The following proteins are co-located in the Aquarana catesbeiana isolate 2022-GZ linkage group LG02, ASM4218655v1, whole genome shotgun sequence genome:
- the LG02H11orf87 gene encoding uncharacterized protein C11orf87 homolog, with protein MSARISKQLRLSMPPCLLNRTSSFNTTSCVTEVEPLFQSFSSTLVLIVLATVIFCLVVLSLSTFHLHKSKMKKRKIEKAQEEYERDHCSPKVERGNRQPSKAQDPGGHDSPDIQRRDQSPFNPYARMIEQPQREASILDDAKEDFLQSVVLS; from the coding sequence ATGAGTGCAAGGATCTCCAAGCAGCTGAGGCTCTCTATGCCCCCTTGCTTGCTGAACAGGACCTCTTCCTTCAACACTACCAGCTGTGTGACCGAAGTGGAGCCTTTGTTCCAGTCCTTCTCCTCCACTCTGGTCCTGATCGTCCTGGCCACTGTGATCTTCTGCCTGGTGGTTCTGTCCCTCAGCACCTTCCACCTGCACAAGAGCAAGATGAAGAAACGTAAAATAGAGAAAGCCCAGGAGGAATACGAGAGGGATCACTGCAGCCCCAAGGTAGAAAGGGGCAACAGACAGCCAAGTAAGGCTCAAGACCCCGGTGGCCATGACTCCCCTGACATCCAGAGAAGAGACCAGAGCCCCTTCAATCCCTATGCCAGGATGATCGAGCAGCCTCAAAGGGAAGCTTCAATTTTGGACGATGCCAAGGAGGACTTTCTGCAATCCGTGGTCTTGTCATGA